A genomic stretch from Natronomonas gomsonensis includes:
- a CDS encoding NAD(P)/FAD-dependent oxidoreductase — translation MCASHVIIGDGIAGSSAAETIREADPDADVTVITEEGEALYNRILIKEFAKGKLPAAPVSIHDPDWYEERDIDLELNTVVTTVDTDGKEVHTHEGDIYEYDKLLVATGGTPTQLPVDNSDAEGVHHFWTFEDARAIKENAERSEKGVVVGAGLLGIDLAAICGAQGIDAHYLMRGNAWWRYALSEEGAEIIHEALRDVGVTPVFDSGVDHFETDEEGHVTAAVDPNGDRFEAEFAGVAIGLNFNTEFLRGSGIETDNGIVVDEHMQTNVEDVYAAGDITQFHDVILGDQAQNGAWGSAKEQGSIAGANMAADGPEETFEWVSSYSITHFDFPFLSFGHPTLGDDSVEKKYDEGTWRRVALKDGRVIGGVLIGDLAPQSGLKRLAREQVDVSGKEDLLLEEQIDVEAFEEPAAAE, via the coding sequence ATGTGTGCGTCGCACGTCATTATCGGTGACGGCATTGCCGGCTCGTCCGCCGCGGAGACGATTCGCGAGGCCGACCCGGATGCCGATGTCACCGTCATCACGGAGGAAGGGGAAGCTCTCTACAATCGGATTCTGATAAAGGAGTTCGCGAAGGGCAAACTGCCCGCCGCGCCCGTCTCCATTCACGACCCCGATTGGTACGAAGAGCGGGACATCGACCTCGAGTTGAACACCGTCGTCACGACCGTCGACACCGACGGCAAGGAGGTACACACCCATGAGGGAGACATCTACGAGTACGACAAACTGCTCGTCGCTACCGGCGGGACGCCGACACAGCTCCCCGTCGACAACAGCGACGCCGAGGGCGTCCACCACTTCTGGACGTTCGAGGACGCCCGTGCAATCAAGGAGAACGCCGAGCGCTCCGAGAAGGGCGTCGTCGTCGGCGCCGGACTCCTCGGCATCGACCTCGCGGCCATCTGCGGCGCACAGGGCATCGACGCACACTACCTGATGCGCGGTAACGCGTGGTGGCGCTACGCGCTGAGCGAGGAGGGCGCCGAAATCATCCACGAGGCGCTTCGCGATGTCGGCGTCACGCCCGTCTTCGATTCCGGCGTCGACCACTTCGAGACCGACGAGGAGGGCCACGTCACCGCTGCGGTCGACCCCAACGGCGACCGCTTCGAGGCGGAGTTCGCCGGCGTCGCCATCGGCTTGAATTTCAACACAGAGTTCCTCCGCGGCAGCGGCATCGAGACGGACAACGGCATCGTCGTCGACGAACACATGCAGACCAACGTCGAAGACGTCTACGCCGCCGGCGACATCACCCAGTTCCACGACGTGATTCTGGGCGACCAAGCACAGAACGGCGCGTGGGGGTCGGCCAAAGAGCAAGGCTCTATCGCCGGCGCCAACATGGCCGCCGACGGTCCCGAAGAGACCTTCGAGTGGGTGTCCTCGTACTCCATCACGCACTTCGATTTCCCCTTCCTCTCCTTCGGCCACCCGACGCTCGGCGACGATTCCGTCGAAAAGAAGTACGACGAGGGAACGTGGCGCCGCGTCGCGCTCAAAGACGGCCGCGTCATCGGCGGCGTCCTCATCGGCGACCTCGCACCGCAGTCCGGCCTGAAGCGACTGGCGCGCGAACAGGTCGATGTCTCCGGCAAAGAAGACCTCCTGCTCGAAGAGCAAATCGACGTCGAGGCCTTCGAGGAACCCGCCGCGGCCGAGTAA